The following are from one region of the Chionomys nivalis chromosome 16, mChiNiv1.1, whole genome shotgun sequence genome:
- the Gpr63 gene encoding probable G-protein coupled receptor 63: MVVSAVLTASHAGTSNTTFVVYENSHVNMTTSPLFQHPSPAPLIRYSLETMTSTGFSSLAVNSTAMTPTPAVFKSLNLALQIILSAIMIFILFVSFLGNLVVCLMVYQKAAMRSAINILLASLAFADMLLAVLNMPFALVTILTTRWIFGKFFCRLSAMFFWLFVIEGVAILLIISIDRFLIIVQRQDKLNPYRAKVLIAVSWATAFSVAFPLAVGNPDLQIPSRAPQCVFGYTTNSGYQAYVILISLISFFIPFLVILYSFMGILNTLRHNALRIHSYPEGICLSQASKLGLMSLQRPFQMSIDMGFKTRAFTTILILFAVFIICWAPFTTYSLVATFSKHFYYQHNFFEISTWLLWLCYLKSALNPLIYYWRIKKFHDACLDMMPKSFKFLPRLPGHTRRRIRPSAVYVCAEHRTVL; encoded by the coding sequence ATGGTTGTCTCAGCGGTGTTGACTGCATCCCATGCTGGGACATCCAACACGACATTTGTCGTCTATGAAAACTCCCATGTGAATATGACAACATCCCCACTGTTTCAGCATCCCAGCCCTGCTCCGCTGATTAGATACAGTCTGGAAACCATGACCAGCACTGGATTTAGTTCCTTAGCAGTGAACAGCACAGCCATGACCCCGACACCAGCAGTTTTTAAGAGCCTAAACTTAGCTCTCCAGATCATCCTTTCGGCTATAATGATATTTATTCtgtttgtgtcttttcttggCAACTTGGTTGTTTGCCTCATGGTCTACCAAAAAGCTGCCATGCGTTCTGCCATTAACATCCTTCTTGCCAGCCTGGCTTTTGCAGACATGCTGCTTGCTGTACTGAACATGCCGTTTGCCCTGGTAACTATTCTTACCACCAGATGGATATTTGGGAAATTCTTCTGCAGGCTGTCTGCTATGTTTTTCTGGTTGTTTGTGATAGAGGGGGTTGCTATCCTGCTCATTATTAGCATTGATAGGTTTCTGATTATAGTTCAGAGGCAAGATAAGCTAAATCCATACCGAGCTAAGGTCCTTATCGCAGTCTCCTGGGCAACTGCTTTTTCCGTAGCTTTCCCTTTGGCTGTGGGGAATCCTGATTTGCAAATCCCTTCCCGAGCCCCACAATGCGTTTTTGGGTACACAACTAATTCTGGATACCAGGCTTATGTGATTTTGATctcactcatttctttctttatacctTTCCTGGTGATACTGTATTCATTTATGGGCATCCTCAACACCCTTCGGCACAATGCCTTGAGGATTCACAGCTACCCAGAAGGAATATGCCTCAGCCAGGCCAGCAAACTTGGTCTCATGAGTCTGCAGAGACCCTTCCAGATGAGCATCGACATGGGCTTTAAAACGCGTGCCTTCACCACCATCTTGATCCTCTTCGCTGTTTTCATCATCTGCTGGGCCCCGTTCACCACGTACAGCCTTGTGGCGACCTTCAGTAAGCACTTCTACTATCAGCACAACTTCTTTGAGATTAGCACCTGGCTACTCTGGCTTTGCTACCTCAAGTCTGCATTGAACCCCCTGATATACTACTGGAGGATTAAGAAATTTCATGATGCCTGCTTGGACATGATGCCCAAGTCTTTCAAGTTCTTGCCACGCCTCCCTGGTCACACAAGGCGACGGATACGCCCCAGTGCTGTCTACGTGTGTGCGGAGCATCGGACGGTGTTGTGA